In Lotus japonicus ecotype B-129 chromosome 5, LjGifu_v1.2, one genomic interval encodes:
- the LOC130719105 gene encoding NAC domain-containing protein 83-like, translated as MTYEDKDGAIRLLPGYRFDPIDEVLVDFYLKRRVFSQPLPVEIIPNFDVFQTEPWGLPGGDGKIFNGRKCFFHNTMGRDLQNLDMRVVGNGQWRVIEKGKDVSIPTNNEVIGKRNTLNFWEVQGDYARKTKWVMHEFRLALITNPSKMANWAVYRIFQIKDAKNVKNEKMGYNGKNTSDGSVEVSNFSAESGSFSSPHQ; from the exons ATGACTTACGAGGACAAGGATGGAGCTATTAGGTTGCTACCTGGGTATAGATTTGATCCCATTGATGAAGTTCTTGTGGATTTCTACCTGAAGAGGAGGGTCTTTTCTCAACCTCTTCCTGTTGAAATCATTCCAAATTTTGATGTGTTTCAGACTGAGCCATGGGGTCTGCCAGGAGGAG ATGGAAAGATTTTTAATGGGCGTAAGTGCTTCTTCCATAACACCATGGGTCGTGACCTTCAAAACCTTGATATGAGAGTTGTTGGGAATGGCCAGTGGAGAGTTAtagaaaaagggaaagatgtTTCTATCCCTACAAACAATGAGGTGATTGGGAAGAGAAACACCCTTAATTTTTGGGAAGTGCAAGGAGATTATGCTAGGAAGACCAAATGGGTGATGCATGAGTTTCGTCTTGCGTTAATAACTAACCCATCTAAG ATGGCAAACTGGGCTGTGTACCGCATCTTTCAGATTAAGGATGCAAAGAATGTGAAGAATGAAAAAATGGGATATAATGGGAAAAACACCAGTGATGGGAGTGTTGAAGTCTCTAATTTTAGTGCTGAGAGTGGAAGTTTTTCAAGCCCTCACCAATGA
- the LOC130719106 gene encoding thylakoid lumenal 15.0 kDa protein 2, chloroplastic-like has product METEIRVLLRSLSFICLIAALASPSKLNRTKPNLILRRRFLEKRLVQEIAAIEKDTGFKLRVLAQNYPDTPGLAAKDFWQVDDRTIVFVPDPTFGNILNFNVGASVDLDIPRSFWSRLAGKYGNIFYWRDKGEDASVEAAVMAISSCLRELVGPNNCSEVN; this is encoded by the exons ATGGAGACAGAGATACGAGTCCTGTTAAGGAGCTTGTCGTTCATATGTctcattgcagcccttgcatcaccTTCTAAATTGAACCGAACAAAGCCAAACTTGATCTTACGTCGCCGTTTTCTG GAGAAAAGACTAGTACAAGAGATTGCTGCTATTGAAAAGGATACTGGATTCAAGCTCAGAGTTTTGGcccaaaactatcctgataccccag GTTTGGCTGCCAAAGATTTCTGGCAAGTAGATGACAGAACAATTGTCTTTGTTCCTGATCCTACATTTG GAAACATATTGAATTTCAATGTTGGTGCTTCAGTTGATTTGGACATCCCACGTAGTTTTTGGAGTCGTTTGGCTGGGAAGTACGGGAACATTTTCTATTGGAGAGACAAG GGGGAAGATGCATCTGTTGAAGCTGCAGTTATGGCAATTTCTAGTTGTTTGAGAGAACTCGTTGGGCCTAATAATTGCTCTGAggtgaattga
- the LOC130719107 gene encoding uncharacterized protein LOC130719107, translated as MSQTSAYGPYTPGFNTVIKLNLDDVEVPVEFIAQYKSMLGNHVVVRDPVGGEFTFQLVVGNNGGLLIDAVVKFVKMYDLKRNHWADFSYCGKNKFSIRIFDRLMNQISYGAGPSVRQPDVGSSGKNGEEVVVSDVGDKDEVGGEVPVDDVGGKVEVGGEVSVSVADVGDKDEDVYGCG; from the exons ATGAGTCAAACAAGTGCTTATGGCCCTTACACACCTGGTTTCAATACTGTGATAAAGTTAAACCTG GATGACGTGGAAGTTCCAGTAGAGTTTATTGCACAATACAAATCTATGCTGGGAAATCATGTTGTGGTTAGGGATCCTGTAGGGGGGGAGTTCACCTTTCAGTTGGTTGTGGGTAATAATGGAGGTTTGCTCATTGATGCTGTGGTCAAGTTTGTAAAAATGTATGATTTGAAAAGAAATCATTGGGCAGATTTCTCCTATTGTGGAAAGAACAAGTTTTCTATCAGGATATTTGATAGACTGATGAATCAAATAAGCTATGGTGCTGGCCCTTCTGTAAGGCAACCTGATGTTGGGAGTTCAGGTAAGAATGGTGAAGAGGTGGTTGTGTCTGATGTTGGTGATAAGGATGAAGTTGGTGGGGAAGTTCCAGTGGATGATGTCGGTGGTAAGGTTGAAGTTGGTGGGGAAGTTTCAGTTTCAGTGGCTGATGTTGGTGATAAGGATGAAGATG TTTATGGATGTGGATAA